In Prochlorococcus marinus str. MIT 1214, one DNA window encodes the following:
- the cysK gene encoding cysteine synthase A — MPIANDITSLVGQTPLVKLNRLPNEFNCKSEIVAKLESFNPTASVKDRIAGAMVKSAEKEGTIKPGNTVLIEPTSGNTGIALAMVAAAKGYRLILTMPDTMSTERRSMLRAFGAELQLTPGKEGIKGAIELAKELVASIPNAYLLQQFDNLSNPEIHEKTTAEEIWEDCEGKLDALIAGVGTGGTITGCARFLKQKNPNIKIFAVEPSSSPVLSGGNPGSHAIQGIGAGFIPNVLDINQIDEVIRINDNEAMEIGRRLAKEEGLLSGVSSGAAVAAALKVGNQPEFEDKRLVVILPSFGERYLSTTMFTSIPANPVKGNEYL; from the coding sequence ATGCCAATCGCTAATGACATAACTTCTTTAGTTGGCCAAACACCTTTGGTCAAACTAAATCGATTGCCTAATGAATTTAATTGTAAGTCGGAAATTGTAGCCAAATTAGAGAGTTTCAATCCTACAGCATCCGTAAAAGACCGCATAGCTGGCGCAATGGTGAAATCAGCTGAAAAGGAAGGCACCATCAAACCTGGAAATACTGTCCTCATTGAGCCAACTAGCGGAAATACAGGAATTGCATTGGCCATGGTTGCTGCAGCAAAGGGTTATAGGCTCATATTGACAATGCCTGACACAATGAGTACAGAACGGCGCTCAATGTTAAGAGCATTTGGAGCAGAGCTTCAACTAACTCCTGGCAAAGAAGGAATTAAAGGAGCTATTGAGCTTGCAAAGGAATTGGTAGCTTCTATACCTAATGCATATTTGCTTCAGCAATTCGATAATTTATCCAATCCTGAAATTCATGAAAAAACTACCGCTGAAGAAATTTGGGAAGATTGCGAAGGCAAACTTGATGCATTAATTGCTGGAGTAGGAACAGGAGGAACAATCACAGGTTGTGCCAGATTTTTAAAACAAAAAAATCCAAACATCAAGATTTTTGCTGTAGAACCTTCATCAAGCCCTGTTCTGTCAGGAGGGAATCCTGGATCTCATGCAATACAAGGCATTGGTGCTGGTTTCATCCCTAATGTATTAGATATAAATCAAATTGATGAAGTCATAAGAATCAATGATAATGAAGCAATGGAGATAGGAAGAAGACTTGCCAAAGAAGAGGGATTACTAAGTGGTGTCAGCAGTGGCGCTGCAGTAGCCGCTGCTTTAAAAGTAGGAAATCAACCGGAGTTTGAAGATAAGCGCCTTGTTGTTATCCTGCCTAGTTTTGGTGAAAGATATCTCTCAACAACTATGTTTACTTCCATACCCGCGAACCCAGTAAAAGGGAATGAATACCTCTAA
- a CDS encoding DnaJ domain-containing protein, with amino-acid sequence MRKDPYQILKVHPSAKLEEIKKAYRKLVKIHHPDKGGDYAVMLEVNSAWEILKKKHRDLNLNKVNHLKVHHQNEYKRENNNYSKSENIKKWFQDVYLPIDKLLGQIINPLGSKIRDLSADPYDQILMDSFCLYLEESKNKITKVKKIYTSFVSPSIIRDFSLDLYHCLSNVEDGINELERYTMGYVDNYLHDGKAMISIAKKKRKFLQSNKKEWLIL; translated from the coding sequence ATGCGAAAAGATCCATATCAAATATTAAAAGTTCATCCCAGCGCAAAACTAGAAGAGATTAAAAAAGCATATAGAAAACTGGTCAAAATACATCACCCTGACAAAGGAGGAGATTACGCAGTAATGCTCGAAGTAAACTCAGCATGGGAAATATTAAAGAAAAAACATCGAGATCTTAATTTAAATAAAGTTAATCATTTAAAAGTTCATCATCAGAATGAATACAAAAGAGAAAATAATAATTACTCTAAATCTGAAAATATAAAGAAATGGTTTCAGGATGTATACCTCCCTATTGATAAATTATTAGGACAAATAATTAATCCTTTAGGTTCAAAAATAAGAGATTTATCAGCTGATCCTTATGATCAAATTTTAATGGATTCTTTCTGTCTGTATCTGGAGGAAAGTAAAAACAAAATAACTAAAGTTAAAAAAATTTATACATCTTTTGTAAGTCCGTCAATTATAAGAGATTTCAGCTTAGATCTCTATCATTGCTTATCCAATGTTGAGGATGGTATTAATGAATTAGAACGCTACACAATGGGCTATGTAGATAATTACCTCCATGATGGAAAGGCAATGATTTCTATTGCTAAGAAAAAAAGAAAATTTTTACAAAGCAATAAAAAAGAATGGCTTATCTTATAG